A region from the Achromobacter seleniivolatilans genome encodes:
- a CDS encoding VOC family protein codes for MTSKNTICLWYDGTALDAATFYAQTFPDSAVQAVHRAPGDYPAGKQGDVLTVEFTVMGIPCLGLNGGPAFTHSEAFSFQVATDDQEETDRLWDAIIGNGGRASECGWCKDKWGLSWQITPRVLTAAITHPDPAAAKRAFDAMMEMGKIDIAAIEAALRG; via the coding sequence ATGACCAGCAAAAACACCATTTGTCTCTGGTATGACGGCACGGCGCTGGACGCCGCGACCTTTTACGCCCAGACGTTTCCCGACAGCGCGGTGCAGGCCGTGCACCGCGCGCCCGGCGACTATCCCGCAGGCAAACAGGGGGATGTGTTAACGGTGGAGTTCACGGTAATGGGCATCCCGTGCCTGGGCCTGAACGGAGGTCCCGCCTTCACGCATTCCGAGGCCTTCTCGTTCCAGGTCGCGACCGACGACCAGGAAGAGACAGACCGTTTATGGGACGCCATCATCGGCAATGGCGGGCGCGCTAGCGAATGCGGCTGGTGCAAGGATAAATGGGGACTGTCGTGGCAGATTACGCCCCGGGTGTTGACTGCGGCGATCACCCATCCTGACCCCGCCGCTGCCAAACGCGCATTCGACGCCATGATGGAAATGGGAAAAATCGACATTGCCGCGATCGAAGCGGCGCTGCGCGGCTGA
- a CDS encoding Bug family tripartite tricarboxylate transporter substrate binding protein → MAFPVLRRTFAVLALTALGATAAQAADDWPKAKAITLVVPFAAGGTSDILGRLMAQELGANLGQTVLVENKGGAGGVLGADAVARAKPDGYTLLLGTIATHAINPSLLPGINYNAAKDFAPVILLGSISNVLLVGANQPYKSVQDVVAAAKATPDTIAFGSAGQGTSQHLSGEVFKQLTGAHLTHVPYRGSAPAVQDLIGGQIPSSFETALVALPYVQSGKVRALAVTSAKRTEVMPDVPTMQEAGVPGFDVSSWQAIYAPANTPPAVVDRLNKTIAAIIAKPDVGAKMKALGLAYTPNTPAEFTAFQTGEQAKWAKIIADGKLRVQ, encoded by the coding sequence ATGGCATTTCCCGTTTTGCGCCGCACCTTTGCCGTATTGGCCCTGACCGCCCTGGGCGCCACCGCCGCTCAAGCGGCCGATGATTGGCCCAAGGCCAAAGCCATTACATTGGTTGTGCCGTTTGCCGCCGGAGGCACATCGGACATCTTGGGCCGTTTGATGGCGCAGGAATTGGGCGCCAACCTGGGGCAGACGGTGCTGGTGGAAAACAAGGGCGGCGCAGGCGGGGTCCTGGGTGCAGACGCCGTAGCGCGAGCCAAGCCGGACGGCTATACCTTGTTGCTGGGTACGATTGCCACGCACGCGATCAACCCGTCCTTGCTGCCGGGCATCAATTACAACGCCGCCAAGGACTTTGCGCCCGTCATCTTGTTAGGCAGCATTTCAAACGTGTTGCTCGTGGGCGCGAACCAGCCCTACAAGTCGGTGCAAGACGTGGTGGCAGCGGCCAAGGCGACGCCGGACACCATCGCCTTCGGCTCGGCCGGGCAGGGCACGTCGCAACATCTGTCGGGTGAAGTCTTCAAGCAGTTGACCGGCGCCCACCTGACGCACGTGCCGTATCGCGGTAGCGCACCGGCCGTTCAAGACCTGATCGGCGGGCAAATTCCCAGCTCTTTTGAAACCGCGCTGGTGGCATTGCCCTATGTGCAAAGCGGCAAAGTGCGCGCTTTGGCCGTGACATCCGCCAAGCGCACCGAGGTCATGCCAGACGTACCGACCATGCAGGAAGCGGGCGTGCCGGGCTTTGATGTCAGCAGCTGGCAGGCCATCTACGCGCCGGCCAACACGCCGCCCGCCGTGGTTGACCGCTTGAACAAGACCATTGCCGCCATCATTGCCAAACCGGACGTCGGCGCCAAAATGAAGGCGCTGGGCCTGGCGTACACACCGAACACGCCGGCGGAGTTCACTGCGTTTCAGACGGGCGAGCAGGCCAAGTGGGCGAAGATCATTGCGGATGGAAAGCTGCGCGTGCAGTAA